The DNA sequence cctctggaagaaaaaccagtgctcttatccgctctTATCTTATCTCTCTAACCCCAGGTCTGGTTTTTCACTCTGGGTATTTTTTCAGTTCTCAAACAGGGTCTCAGAATACACCCTAACTAAAAAACTCGGCTTCGCTGACAGTGGCTCAATTTCCTATAGGAGACTTTTGGAGAGCTCTTGTAGCCTCTGATATTGCAACTTCTAGTGCAGGGAGGGCATGGTCAGTCTAAATCTACTGGGTATAATGAACACTAGAGGGCTCTCCACTCACAGAATGAGACCCTAAcatcccacccccccccaaaaaaaaaaataaataaaaaggaaagaaagaaaaattttttaaaaaagaagaaaaaattcacACGCAAACCAAAAACTTGACCGACCAAGGATGGGTTGGAACTTTAAAAACCTTCCGCTATTGTTTGACAGTCTTCTAAGTGTCTGGCTCCAGGCTTGACAATTAGGCTAAGGCCTTACCTATCCCTATTTCAAaatactatatacacatacacaatacgatcatttagatttatttattttagttgtaTTTGTatgctttgttgtgttttttttctttttttctttttttcctttttttggtctgtatacatacatgtgaaccATATGGTGTTTGGGATgtaaggaagccagaagaggatgtcggGTCCCCTGTAACTGGAGCCACAGAGAGTcgtgtgctgccatgtgggtggtgggaatcgaactcagaccctctggaagagcagccagtgctcgtaactactgagccatctctccaagccctaaatgaacacttttttaaaagagtaaattgaggggctagggagatggctcagcagttataagcactgactgctcttctgaaggtcctgagttcaagtcccagcaaccacatggtggctcacaaccgtctgtaatgagatctgacgccctcttctggtgtgtctgaagacagctacagtgtacttacatttaataaataaataatttttttaaagagtaaattgAGACTCAGAAAGTTGAAAAGGCTTGTCTGAGTACACAGTGACCCTCTCCTAGTACTTTGTACTTCTCAGGACACAGCTAAGAAAGACACCAATCTGCAAGGTCCTTGTTGATTTTGCTTTTCTAGATCTCTTACAAATTATTCTTATGCCTATTGTTACTATGTTTGTGTTGGGTGTTATGTGTGTTTTGCGTTCATGTGTGTAGGCACAGGCTTGCCATGCACATGGAGATCACATGATAACCCACAGTCTCAGTCCTTGGCTGTCATCTTGTTTCCACCTTCCATCTCAATGTGAAGGCGCTGCAATTATGGACATGTAGCAATGCAGCTTTATGTGGGttcagggatttgaactcagaccctcatgtGTGCAAGGCAagtactttaaccactgagccactctaGCCCTCAAGATTATATTTAGTAAGGATCAAAGCCAGTCTCCTATTTAGCAACATGGCTAACAATAAGGGGTTCATGTAATATAGTTAACAGTAAGGCTTGGTTTGAATCCTGACTCAGTCACTAGCAGTATGATCTTCTGcatattatatactatgtataatatataatatacatatatatgttagcatattatataatgttattatataacattatatgctatatgaattttatattatatgtgattgcataatatatacactatataacATGCATATAGTATGTAGTATTTTCTTTTGCAtcacttataaaacaaaaataaaactcctTGTCTTACAGGATGGGCTAACAAGGCAGTTAAAagtgtatattcttttttttttttttgagacagggtttctctgtgtagttctgactgtcctggaactcactttgtagaccaggctggcctcgaactcagaaatccacctgcctctgcctcccgagtgctgggattaaaggcgtgcgccaccaccgcccggcaaaaGTGTATATTCTTGATGCTTGCGTGTACTACCAGCACTTGTGAAGTTAGAAGTATCAGCCATTGGTTCAAGGTTACCctttgctacatagtgagttcaagaccagtctaagCTGCATAAGACCCAGGTGGTGGctgtgcatacctttaatcccagcaatgagggggtgcagaggcaggcagagctctgtgacttcgaggccagtctggtctacagagtgaaccaGGGCAGCCAGGGGGAGGTAcacaaagagaccttgtctccaaaaaccaagaaaacaaactaaaacaaaaacaaggcccCGCCTCAATTCCTATCCTCTCCAcaaaataaacaaccaacaaacaaataagaagaaaGCATATTATGTTGCCAAATATAGTGTCAAGTACCAGCTCCACGGGGGACTTCCTCAGAGGACCATTGAGCCCAGAGTGGGAGTCCATGCTGGGTAACTCAACAGGGAACTCGCTCaaagagagagagctcagggaGCAAGATTGAAAGCAAGATGggcaaggagaaggagaaaagacaaaagagaaaagaaaacgaaTTTTAAGTGCACATTTAATAGCTAGGCTTGGTATCCtggagtcccagcacttaggaggtagagacaggaagagtggCTCAAGAAATCCCTCTGGTATGTTGCAACTTGAAGCCACCCTGGGCTGCAgcagctgggcatagtggtgcacacctttgataccagccctcgggaggcagaagtaggcaggtTTTTTTGTGACTTCTAGGTCACCTGTGGttatatatagtaagaccctgtctcccaaaACAGTTCTAGAGTTCTACACTTCCTGGATTTGTATCCTTATTTAAACACTCCATGGCTGCATGGCTCGGGCACAGTAATCTCTCAAGACCTCTTTCTCTGTATAACGAAATAGGTGATCGCTCAAAAGGTTATCGCAGATGTATAATGTGCTCTGACACAcagcaaacataaaacaaatattaactacttttctttttgaggTTAAGTTTGCTTATTTAAAGCAGATGCATCAAACAGGGCTGAAGACGTagttcagcaattaaaagcacctgctgttcttgcagaggacctgagttcaactcccagtacccacatagtaaTGCAGCTTataaaacctgttttttttttaaattttgaataatttattattCTAATAAAGTATAAAGTATGGAAAATTAGTGTATCTGAATCATTTCAGAGAGTAGAGCTGTTTCCACTAGCAGACTTGAGTTTTTAGCACCTTGGAGAAGACAGTTAAGACAAGTGGTACTGCAGGTCTCAGATGACAGGTGGCTGCTAATCTGGCTGACNTCCTGTGGTTCCTGTGACTGGGGAgtcatttggtttttttctctacattttgagAGGGCCACAGAACAACTTAGGAGGAAGGTGTTTGCCCAACATAGCTGGTGGTTAAGATGGACTGGAAACGCTGGGaccctgaggctgaggctggcaagatggacAGTCCAAAGGCACTGATGCAGTACATGGTCTTGTTCTCCTATCGGACTGTGCAGCTTCCGTCTGTGGAGCTGTCCCAGAAGCAGGAACTTGCGGTGTGTAACCCAGCACGGTTCTTCTGCATGATCACACAGGTCACAATGTATTTAAATGGCTTCCCCAGTTTGGTGAGTTGGCTCAAAGTCTGTTCTACGACGTTAGTGGTCCACTGGTTCACTTTGCTGTGCTGGTAGGCGTTGCCACCGATGATGCTTTCTATAGCCTCCTTTACAATGTTGCTCACTTCATCAACAACAAATGCAGTCTCCTCGGAGGCCTGGAAGTCTTCCATCTTTCCTCTAACGCTTCTCCTTCCCATAAAACCTGTTAACTGCAGCTCCAGGTCTTAtgcctctggtctctgagggcgCCTGCATTCACATGTGCCTCTATTCTCCTGGCtccgcctcccaaatgctgggcttCCAGGCATACCGTATGTGataatttgtatatgcttggcccagtgagtggcactgtttggaggtgtggccttggagtaggtgtgtcactgtgggcttgggcttaagaccctcaccctagctgcctggaagtcagaattctgctagaagccttcagatgaagacgtagaactctcagcttctcctggatgctgccatgttcctgccttgatgatactggagtgaacctctgaacctgtaagccagccccaattaaatgctgtcttttataagatgtactttggtcgtggtgtctgttcacagcagtaaaaccctaactaagacacaccaCCATACTTAGTTGTAGtaactttttaagtttttttaaaaatttttacatgtatgggtgttttgtctgcatgagcATCCCATGCCTGTGGtgaccatgaaggccaga is a window from the Mus pahari chromosome 17, PAHARI_EIJ_v1.1, whole genome shotgun sequence genome containing:
- the LOC110335125 gene encoding dynein light chain Tctex-type 1, with translation MGRRSVRGKMEDFQASEETAFVVDEVSNIVKEAIESIIGGNAYQHSKVNQWTTNVVEQTLSQLTKLGKPFKYIVTCVIMQKNRAGLHTASSCFWDSSTDGSCTVR